In Gemmatimonadales bacterium, the following proteins share a genomic window:
- a CDS encoding M1 family metallopeptidase — protein MRTSLPGIAALVLCLSAPALAQDTAAITRADTLRGSITPERIWWDVTFYDLHVAVSPADSSIRGWNGIGYRVVAGAREMQVDLMTPLQVDSMVQDGRTLSYRRDGDAFFVTLASPQRQGDRKTLTVYYHGRPRVAKHAPWDGGFVWGADSLGHPWIATACQGVGASIWWPNKDTQADEPDSQRVAITVPDSLVDVSNGRLRGVTLHPDRTTTYEWFVADPINNYDVAVNAASYAHFAELYQGEDGTLTLDYWPLAYNLDAARRQFQQVKPMLKCFEHWFGPYPWYTDGYKLVETPHLGMEHQSAVAYGNHYQNGYLGRDLSRSGVGLRWDFIIVHESAHEWFGNSLTTADVADMWVHEGFANYSENLFTECQQGREAGSAYVIGSRRNIVNDRPIIGRYGINREGSKDMYYKGGNLLHTIRQIVGDDARWRGILRGLTATYRHQIVTSNQVESYISREAGIDLSKVFDQYLRTARVPVLEYRMAGATLRYRWTDVVPGFAMPLKVTLSDSGYALIHPTEAWQKTRLRLRRRADFRVDQNFYVFAQDADSLPGSIGAR, from the coding sequence ATGCGCACGTCGCTGCCGGGGATCGCCGCCCTCGTCCTGTGCCTGTCCGCACCGGCACTGGCCCAGGATACCGCCGCGATCACCCGTGCCGACACGCTCCGCGGCAGCATCACACCGGAGCGGATCTGGTGGGACGTCACGTTCTACGACCTGCACGTGGCCGTGAGTCCGGCGGACAGCAGCATCCGAGGCTGGAACGGCATCGGGTACCGGGTGGTGGCGGGCGCGCGGGAGATGCAGGTCGATCTGATGACCCCGCTCCAGGTCGACAGCATGGTGCAGGACGGACGCACGCTCTCCTACCGCCGCGATGGCGATGCGTTCTTCGTCACCCTGGCCTCGCCGCAGCGGCAGGGAGACCGGAAGACGCTCACGGTGTACTACCACGGCCGGCCGCGCGTGGCCAAGCACGCACCCTGGGACGGCGGGTTCGTCTGGGGCGCAGACAGCCTGGGCCACCCCTGGATCGCGACCGCCTGCCAGGGCGTGGGCGCCAGCATCTGGTGGCCCAACAAGGACACCCAGGCCGACGAGCCGGATAGCCAGCGGGTGGCGATCACCGTCCCCGATTCGCTGGTCGATGTGTCCAACGGCCGGCTTCGCGGAGTGACCCTCCACCCCGACCGGACCACCACCTACGAGTGGTTCGTGGCCGATCCGATCAACAACTACGACGTGGCCGTCAACGCCGCCAGCTACGCCCATTTCGCCGAGCTCTACCAGGGCGAGGACGGCACGCTGACACTGGACTACTGGCCACTGGCATACAACCTGGACGCCGCCCGCCGGCAGTTTCAGCAGGTCAAGCCGATGCTCAAGTGCTTCGAGCACTGGTTCGGACCGTATCCTTGGTACACCGATGGCTACAAGCTGGTGGAGACCCCGCACCTCGGCATGGAGCATCAGAGCGCCGTCGCCTACGGCAACCACTACCAGAACGGCTACCTGGGACGCGACCTCTCGCGCTCCGGCGTCGGGCTCCGCTGGGACTTCATCATCGTCCACGAGAGCGCCCACGAGTGGTTCGGCAACAGCCTCACCACCGCGGACGTGGCCGACATGTGGGTGCACGAGGGCTTCGCCAATTACTCGGAGAACCTCTTCACCGAATGCCAGCAGGGACGCGAGGCGGGCTCGGCCTACGTGATCGGCAGCCGGAGGAACATCGTGAACGACCGGCCCATCATCGGCCGGTACGGCATCAACCGGGAAGGCTCCAAGGACATGTACTACAAGGGCGGCAACCTGTTGCATACGATCCGGCAGATCGTGGGCGACGACGCCCGGTGGCGGGGCATCCTGCGGGGTCTCACCGCCACCTACCGACACCAGATCGTCACCAGCAACCAGGTCGAGAGCTATATCAGCCGCGAGGCCGGAATCGACCTGAGCAAGGTGTTCGATCAGTACCTGCGCACCGCCCGAGTGCCGGTGCTGGAATACCGGATGGCCGGGGCGACGCTCAGGTACCGCTGGACCGACGTGGTGCCCGGATTCGCCATGCCGCTCAAAGTGACGCTGTCCGACAGTGGGTACGCGCTGATTCATCCTACCGAGGCCTGGCAGAAGACGCGGCTTCGGCTGCGCCGGCGGGCCGACTTCCGGGTCGACCAGAACTTCTACGTTTTCGCCCAGGACGCGGACTCGCTGCCCGGCTCGATCGGCGCGCGGTAG
- a CDS encoding serine/threonine-protein kinase, which produces MVSPSLQQQLQTSLGDAYRLERELGGGGMSRVFVAQELALGREVVVKVLLPELAAGVSVSRFRREIQLAARLQHPHIVPLLAAGESDGLPYFIMPFVVGESLRGRVAREGELPVGESVRILRDVVSALAYAHSAGIMHRDIKPDNVLLSGGVAVVTDFGVAKAVSVSAEGQETAGLTSLGVALGTPAYMAPEQATGDPQIDHRADIYSLGAMAYEMLTGRPPFMGRSAQAVLAAQVVEMPEPVERLRPAVPSALATLVASCLAKRPADRPQSAHEVMNLLDTLATPSGGMAPTLATTVPTIAAVPPRRRRAVLAGAAATCVLLLLLAATLWLRPSPPPRGSAAPITPTKAETTAMAPQPAQPAVPPPAAPRATEPTVPVRTMETKPPRKRQPAVAPQPREAVPEPAESAAPSPASAPAVVVAPAAPAPAQDTVESVTPSPRPAPAPTPPPPVDPRPEIRRVVADYAAAIESRNIASIRRVYPGMTPVQERGWDQFFQLVREVKAQLDVSQLETAGGNAMARITGNYTYRNGSTGRTERQPVSFQAILHRTDAGWRIGEVR; this is translated from the coding sequence ATGGTGAGTCCCAGCCTTCAGCAGCAACTCCAGACCTCCCTGGGCGATGCGTACCGGCTCGAGCGCGAGCTCGGCGGGGGCGGCATGTCCCGGGTGTTCGTCGCCCAGGAGCTGGCTCTCGGGCGTGAGGTGGTGGTCAAGGTCCTCCTCCCGGAGCTCGCCGCCGGCGTGAGCGTCAGCCGCTTCCGCCGGGAGATCCAGCTCGCGGCCCGCCTCCAGCATCCCCACATCGTCCCTCTCCTGGCGGCGGGCGAGTCCGACGGGCTGCCCTACTTCATCATGCCGTTCGTGGTCGGCGAATCGCTGCGGGGACGGGTGGCGCGGGAGGGCGAGCTGCCGGTGGGCGAGTCGGTGAGAATCCTGCGCGACGTGGTCTCCGCGCTGGCCTACGCGCACAGCGCCGGCATCATGCACCGCGACATCAAGCCGGACAACGTCCTCCTGTCCGGCGGCGTGGCGGTGGTGACCGACTTCGGCGTGGCCAAGGCAGTCAGCGTCTCGGCCGAAGGTCAGGAGACGGCGGGGCTCACGTCGCTGGGCGTGGCGCTGGGCACGCCGGCCTACATGGCGCCGGAGCAGGCCACCGGAGACCCTCAGATCGACCATCGGGCGGACATCTACTCGCTCGGTGCCATGGCGTACGAGATGCTCACCGGACGCCCACCGTTCATGGGGCGCTCGGCGCAAGCCGTGCTGGCCGCCCAGGTGGTGGAGATGCCGGAGCCGGTGGAGCGCCTCCGGCCCGCCGTTCCATCCGCCCTGGCCACGCTGGTGGCCAGCTGTCTCGCCAAGCGGCCAGCCGACCGGCCGCAGTCGGCACACGAGGTGATGAATCTGCTGGACACGCTGGCCACGCCCAGCGGCGGCATGGCACCGACTCTGGCCACGACTGTGCCGACGATCGCGGCAGTGCCGCCACGCCGCCGGCGCGCTGTCCTGGCCGGTGCTGCCGCGACGTGCGTCCTGTTGCTGCTGCTGGCCGCCACGCTCTGGCTCCGGCCTTCGCCGCCGCCTCGTGGATCTGCGGCTCCAATTACCCCGACCAAAGCCGAGACCACGGCCATGGCGCCCCAGCCGGCCCAACCGGCGGTCCCACCGCCGGCCGCACCGCGGGCCACGGAGCCGACGGTGCCAGTCCGCACGATGGAAACGAAGCCGCCCCGCAAGCGGCAGCCTGCCGTTGCCCCCCAGCCACGTGAGGCGGTTCCGGAGCCGGCCGAGTCGGCTGCGCCGAGCCCAGCATCCGCACCCGCGGTTGTCGTTGCGCCGGCCGCACCGGCGCCGGCGCAGGACACGGTCGAGAGCGTGACGCCATCGCCCAGGCCCGCCCCGGCGCCCACTCCGCCTCCGCCGGTCGATCCCCGTCCGGAGATCCGCCGCGTGGTGGCGGACTATGCCGCAGCGATCGAGTCCCGGAACATCGCCAGTATCCGGCGGGTCTATCCCGGAATGACGCCGGTGCAGGAGCGCGGGTGGGATCAGTTCTTTCAACTGGTCCGCGAGGTCAAGGCGCAGCTGGATGTGAGCCAGCTGGAGACCGCGGGCGGCAACGCCATGGCACGGATTACCGGCAACTACACCTACCGCAACGGCAGCACCGGCCGGACCGAGCGCCAGCCGGTCAGCTTCCAGGCGATCCTCCATCGCACCGACGCCGGGTGGCGCATCGGCGAGGTTCGTTGA
- a CDS encoding serine hydrolase domain-containing protein, giving the protein MPRRIGWVAVLALLASSPLEAQRRSDPGPGWSEFTRTFRVFLATDSVVGASALLLGDGQRLAHVEAGSADRDLRQRIDERTIYHYASITKTLTAVAIMQLRDRHRLSLDDRVTSYIPELRQIHNPFGSMDAITIRMLLSHTAGFQDPTWPYRAGKPWEPFEPTRWEQLVAMMPYQEIAFPPGSRFSYSNPAFIYLARIIEAVTGDPYPTYIQKNIWTPLGLTRSYFGATPYHLADQRSNNYTLVRDSTGREAVVANGRDFDPGVTIPNSGWNAPLADLATWADFLTGAPRGDSAAARRYQGVLARTSLLEMWRAVRPITGDSAGRKAVGLSFFLFDDGGAPLVGHTGDQAGFRSFLYLNPRTGAAILGVINTGNDVDPEGTAARWNEMNRAARAVIAP; this is encoded by the coding sequence ATGCCTCGGCGCATCGGTTGGGTCGCTGTCCTCGCTCTCCTGGCGTCCTCCCCGCTCGAGGCCCAGCGCCGGTCAGACCCGGGGCCGGGCTGGTCCGAGTTCACCAGGACGTTTCGCGTCTTTCTTGCGACGGACAGCGTTGTGGGGGCGAGCGCGCTCCTGCTGGGCGACGGTCAACGGCTCGCCCATGTCGAGGCGGGATCTGCCGACCGCGACCTCCGGCAGCGCATCGACGAGCGCACCATCTATCACTACGCCTCGATCACCAAGACGTTGACCGCCGTCGCCATCATGCAGCTGCGCGACCGCCACCGGCTCTCCCTTGACGACCGGGTCACCAGCTACATCCCCGAGCTGCGGCAGATCCACAACCCGTTCGGCTCGATGGATGCCATCACCATCCGGATGCTCCTGTCCCACACTGCGGGGTTCCAGGATCCCACCTGGCCGTACAGGGCGGGGAAGCCGTGGGAGCCGTTCGAGCCCACCCGGTGGGAGCAGCTGGTGGCGATGATGCCGTACCAGGAGATCGCCTTTCCGCCAGGCAGCCGCTTCAGCTACAGCAACCCGGCGTTCATCTATCTCGCGCGCATCATCGAGGCAGTCACCGGCGACCCCTACCCGACCTACATCCAGAAGAACATCTGGACTCCGCTTGGCCTCACCCGCAGCTACTTCGGTGCGACCCCGTACCACCTGGCCGACCAGCGCTCGAACAACTACACCCTGGTCCGGGACAGTACCGGCCGTGAAGCGGTGGTGGCCAACGGGCGGGACTTCGATCCGGGTGTGACCATCCCCAACAGCGGCTGGAACGCGCCGTTGGCCGACCTCGCCACCTGGGCCGATTTCCTGACCGGCGCCCCGCGAGGGGACAGCGCCGCCGCCCGGCGGTACCAGGGGGTGCTCGCCCGGACGTCGTTGCTGGAGATGTGGCGGGCGGTGCGGCCGATCACCGGCGACTCGGCGGGCCGGAAGGCCGTGGGACTCTCGTTCTTCCTGTTCGACGATGGCGGGGCCCCGCTGGTGGGACACACCGGTGATCAGGCGGGCTTTCGCTCGTTCCTTTACCTCAACCCGCGGACCGGCGCCGCGATCCTCGGTGTGATCAACACCGGGAACGACGTCGACCCCGAGGGCACGGCCGCGCGGTGGAACGAGATGAATCGCGCGGCACGAGCGGTCATTGCCCCATAG
- a CDS encoding alpha/beta fold hydrolase — protein sequence MRYPTISKTESNALKVPGATIYYEIRGSGPTLVMIPGGPVDAGIFAGLARSLADRYTVVAYDPRGISRSTLDGASEDQQVDVLGDDAAQLIEALGGEPAYVLGTSGGGQIGLNLAARHPERVRLLVAHEPPCATLLPDAQQVLAQIEEVYATYRREGARPGMRKFTELVASGGTQQRQHRSSRVEPASELGETFARIGGNLDYFLEHLLRPISFYLPDVEALRGFPEKVVVGIGQESGGQLASRSALALASRLGTEPVVFPGDHGGYGAYPDSFAETLQGVLRSE from the coding sequence ATGAGGTACCCAACGATCTCGAAAACCGAGTCGAATGCCCTGAAGGTGCCGGGCGCCACGATCTACTATGAAATTCGGGGATCCGGCCCGACGCTGGTGATGATCCCTGGTGGGCCCGTGGACGCCGGTATTTTCGCCGGTCTGGCCCGAAGCCTGGCGGATCGCTATACGGTAGTGGCCTACGACCCGCGCGGAATCTCGCGCAGCACCCTGGACGGCGCGTCCGAGGACCAGCAGGTCGACGTTCTCGGCGATGATGCCGCGCAGCTCATCGAGGCACTGGGCGGCGAGCCGGCCTATGTGCTGGGGACCAGCGGCGGCGGGCAGATCGGGCTCAACCTTGCCGCCCGACATCCCGAGCGGGTGCGCCTCCTCGTGGCCCACGAGCCGCCCTGCGCAACCCTGCTTCCCGACGCTCAGCAAGTGCTGGCTCAAATCGAGGAGGTCTACGCCACCTATCGCCGGGAGGGCGCCAGGCCCGGCATGCGCAAGTTTACCGAGCTCGTCGCATCGGGTGGCACGCAGCAGCGGCAACACCGGTCATCGCGGGTCGAGCCGGCCTCCGAGCTGGGTGAGACGTTTGCCCGGATCGGAGGCAACCTGGACTACTTCCTGGAGCACCTGCTCAGGCCGATCTCGTTCTACCTCCCCGACGTCGAGGCGCTGCGTGGCTTCCCGGAGAAGGTCGTGGTGGGCATCGGCCAGGAGTCGGGGGGACAACTCGCCAGCCGCAGCGCGCTCGCGCTGGCCAGCAGGCTGGGAACCGAGCCGGTCGTCTTCCCCGGCGACCACGGCGGCTACGGCGCTTACCCCGACAGCTTTGCGGAGACCCTGCAGGGCGTGCTTCGCAGCGAGTGA
- a CDS encoding ABC transporter permease yields METLLQDLRYSLRRLIKSPGFTLVVILTLALGIGANTAIFSAVNAVLLRPLPYHEPEQLVTIQHFYPSLNDLKAPVSVPGFRDYQQRGRSFASMAVQTNWAVNLTGVGEPVRLQGARVTGRLFATLEVPALLGRTIQPGEDSAGRDRVVVLSYELWQRLFGGERSVVGRSLSLNGENYQVIGVMPPGFRDFFNRNGEIWAPLVFTPDQYADNARTQEYLNLTGRLKTGVPLAQAASEMKSLAERLKRQYPDVYAPDWSLTVTPLSQLATGDIRPALLVLLGAVGFVLLIACANVANLLLARAAARSKEIAVRTALGATRDRLIRQLLTESVLLALGGGAVGLGLAFWGLRAVVAVNAANLPRADEIGIDLKVAGFTLIVSLVTGLLFGLAPALQLSVADLHGSLKEGGRGSAGDRKGQAVRRSLVVAEVALALTLLTGAGLLVKSFARLQGVDPGFAPDHLLTFNLSLPAAKYPADTQQIAFFDQALPAIGRIPGVRAVGATSVMPFSGSWTTGSFQVEGYQPPRNQPGPWGDIRIVSPGFFQTLRIPLIRGRLLSDEDRAGSRPVAVIDEEFVRRYWPREDPLGKRFTFGPPAGATDTSAREWIEVVGVVGHTKHEGLDAEARLQLYLPYRQAGRQALWAAVRTAGDPERYTNLVRAAVRSVDPDQPIALVRTMDDLIALSVGQRRLSMLLLSLFSGIALVLASVGIYGVMSYSVSQRSRELGVRIALGAARRDVLRLVLRQGMTLAVLGIGIGVGAAFLLARLIRSQLYQVGTGDPLTFIGVALLLGLTALAANLIPALRATRVDPAVVLREE; encoded by the coding sequence ATGGAAACCTTGCTCCAGGACCTCCGGTACAGCCTCCGGCGTCTGATCAAGTCGCCTGGCTTCACCCTCGTGGTCATCCTGACGCTCGCCCTCGGCATCGGCGCCAACACCGCCATCTTCAGCGCGGTGAACGCGGTGCTCCTCAGACCGCTGCCCTACCACGAGCCGGAGCAGCTGGTAACCATCCAGCATTTCTATCCCTCGCTCAACGACCTCAAGGCGCCGGTGTCGGTGCCCGGCTTCCGGGACTACCAGCAGCGGGGACGATCCTTCGCCTCGATGGCGGTGCAGACCAACTGGGCCGTCAACCTGACCGGCGTCGGCGAGCCGGTGCGGCTGCAGGGCGCGCGAGTGACCGGGCGGCTCTTCGCCACCCTCGAGGTCCCGGCGCTGCTGGGCCGCACCATCCAGCCGGGAGAGGACAGCGCCGGACGCGACCGGGTCGTGGTGCTCAGCTACGAACTCTGGCAGCGGCTCTTCGGAGGCGAGCGGAGCGTGGTCGGGCGGAGCCTCTCGCTCAACGGTGAGAACTACCAGGTGATCGGTGTCATGCCCCCTGGATTCCGGGATTTCTTCAATCGGAACGGGGAGATCTGGGCCCCGCTGGTCTTCACTCCGGATCAGTACGCGGACAACGCGCGGACCCAGGAGTATCTCAATCTGACCGGGCGTCTCAAGACCGGCGTTCCCCTTGCCCAGGCCGCATCCGAGATGAAGAGTCTCGCGGAGCGGCTCAAGCGACAGTACCCGGACGTCTATGCCCCCGACTGGAGTCTCACGGTCACGCCGCTCAGTCAGCTGGCCACCGGCGACATCCGGCCGGCCCTGCTGGTCCTGCTCGGCGCGGTCGGGTTCGTGCTGCTCATCGCCTGCGCCAACGTGGCCAACCTGCTGTTGGCGCGCGCGGCGGCGCGGAGCAAGGAGATCGCGGTGCGCACCGCACTCGGCGCCACCCGCGACCGGCTGATTCGCCAGCTGCTGACCGAGAGTGTCCTCCTGGCGCTGGGCGGTGGGGCCGTGGGCCTGGGGCTCGCCTTCTGGGGACTGCGTGCGGTGGTGGCGGTCAACGCGGCCAACCTTCCCCGGGCCGACGAGATCGGCATCGACCTCAAGGTCGCGGGTTTCACCCTCATCGTCTCCCTGGTGACGGGCCTCCTCTTCGGACTCGCGCCGGCGCTGCAGCTCTCGGTCGCGGACCTGCACGGCTCGCTCAAGGAAGGCGGCCGGGGGTCTGCCGGCGACCGCAAGGGCCAGGCTGTCCGCCGGTCACTCGTGGTGGCCGAAGTAGCGCTCGCGCTCACTCTGCTCACCGGCGCGGGGCTCCTGGTGAAGAGCTTCGCCCGGCTGCAGGGCGTCGATCCAGGATTCGCGCCCGACCACCTCCTCACCTTCAACCTTTCGCTCCCCGCCGCGAAATACCCCGCCGACACGCAGCAGATCGCGTTCTTCGATCAGGCGCTGCCCGCCATCGGGCGGATTCCAGGCGTACGCGCCGTGGGTGCGACCTCGGTCATGCCCTTCAGCGGCTCCTGGACGACCGGCAGCTTCCAGGTCGAGGGCTACCAGCCACCCAGGAACCAGCCGGGCCCCTGGGGTGACATCCGGATCGTGAGTCCCGGTTTCTTTCAGACGCTGCGGATCCCACTCATCCGGGGTCGGCTGCTCTCCGACGAGGACCGCGCGGGCTCCCGGCCCGTGGCGGTGATAGACGAGGAGTTCGTCCGGCGCTATTGGCCCCGGGAGGATCCGCTGGGTAAGCGGTTCACCTTCGGGCCGCCCGCCGGCGCGACGGACACTTCCGCGCGGGAGTGGATCGAGGTGGTGGGGGTGGTGGGGCACACCAAGCACGAGGGGCTCGACGCCGAGGCACGGCTGCAGCTCTATCTCCCATACCGGCAGGCGGGGCGGCAAGCCCTCTGGGCCGCTGTGCGGACCGCGGGTGACCCGGAGCGCTACACCAACCTGGTGCGCGCGGCGGTTCGGTCGGTCGACCCGGACCAGCCCATTGCGCTGGTGCGGACCATGGACGACCTGATCGCGTTGTCGGTGGGCCAGCGGCGGCTCTCGATGCTGCTGCTGAGCCTCTTCTCCGGCATCGCCCTGGTGCTGGCATCAGTCGGCATCTACGGAGTGATGAGCTACTCGGTGAGCCAACGCTCCCGCGAGCTGGGCGTCCGGATCGCCCTTGGCGCCGCCCGGCGCGACGTGCTGAGGCTGGTGCTCAGGCAGGGGATGACGCTCGCGGTGCTGGGGATCGGGATCGGAGTTGGGGCGGCTTTCCTGCTGGCCCGGCTGATCCGGAGCCAGCTCTATCAGGTCGGGACGGGCGATCCGCTGACCTTCATCGGCGTGGCGCTCCTGCTGGGCCTCACCGCGCTGGCCGCAAACCTGATTCCGGCGCTGCGGGCCACGCGGGTGGACCCGGCGGTGGTGCTCCGGGAGGAATGA
- a CDS encoding ammonium transporter, which translates to MTRIPLLLALQDATPAVVPADTAWMLVSTALVLLMTPALAFFYGGLVRSKNSLNTMMMSFAALGVVGVTWALLAYTLAFADGNALIGGWGNALLSGVGTEAKGTIPHVLFMAFQGTFAIITAALISGAVVERMRFGPYLVFIALWTLLVYAPVAHWVWGGGWLMTRGVLDFAGGTVVHINAGVSALVAALVLGVRKDYARQAILPHNVPFTLLGAGLLWFGWFGFNGGSALAANELAALAFTNTFLAPMATLVVWVLLDYFRTGHATAVGGATGIVIGLVAITPAAGFVSPASALLLGALAAFPSYFTIVLRSRTRLDDSLDVFAGHGIGGMTGALLTGVFAQKAWNAAGADGLIAGNAAQLGIQALGVVSSIAYSAIMTFGILKLLALVTALRTEPRTEGVGMDVSQHGEEAYSSGEGSILVIPDAGAAPAPARALTPQTVAR; encoded by the coding sequence GTGACTCGGATCCCTCTGCTGCTCGCCCTCCAGGATGCCACGCCCGCCGTGGTCCCGGCCGATACCGCCTGGATGCTGGTGTCCACCGCGCTGGTGCTGCTCATGACCCCCGCCCTCGCCTTCTTCTATGGCGGGCTGGTCCGCTCCAAGAACTCGCTCAACACCATGATGATGAGCTTCGCGGCGCTGGGCGTCGTGGGAGTCACCTGGGCGCTGTTGGCCTATACCCTCGCCTTCGCCGACGGCAACGCGCTGATCGGCGGCTGGGGAAACGCGCTCCTGAGCGGCGTCGGGACCGAGGCCAAGGGCACCATTCCGCACGTCCTCTTCATGGCGTTCCAGGGCACCTTCGCCATCATCACGGCGGCGCTCATCTCCGGCGCGGTGGTCGAGCGCATGCGATTCGGGCCCTATCTGGTGTTCATCGCGCTCTGGACGCTGCTGGTCTACGCTCCGGTGGCGCACTGGGTGTGGGGCGGCGGCTGGCTCATGACCCGCGGCGTGCTCGACTTCGCCGGCGGCACGGTCGTGCACATCAACGCCGGCGTCTCCGCGCTGGTGGCGGCGCTCGTTCTGGGAGTCCGGAAGGACTACGCCCGCCAGGCCATCCTCCCCCACAACGTGCCCTTCACCCTGCTGGGCGCAGGGCTGCTCTGGTTTGGCTGGTTCGGCTTCAACGGCGGCAGCGCACTCGCGGCCAACGAGCTGGCCGCGCTGGCGTTCACCAACACCTTTCTGGCCCCGATGGCCACGCTGGTGGTCTGGGTGCTGCTGGACTATTTCCGCACCGGACACGCCACTGCGGTAGGCGGCGCCACCGGGATCGTCATCGGCCTCGTGGCCATCACGCCCGCCGCCGGATTTGTGAGCCCGGCCAGCGCCCTCCTGCTGGGCGCCCTGGCTGCGTTCCCCAGCTACTTCACCATCGTGCTGCGCTCCCGCACCCGGCTGGACGACTCGCTCGACGTGTTCGCCGGACACGGCATCGGCGGCATGACCGGCGCGCTGCTCACCGGTGTGTTCGCCCAGAAGGCCTGGAACGCCGCCGGCGCAGACGGGCTCATCGCCGGCAACGCCGCCCAGCTGGGCATCCAGGCGCTCGGTGTGGTCAGCTCGATCGCCTATTCCGCCATCATGACGTTCGGCATCCTCAAGCTCCTGGCACTTGTCACTGCGCTCCGCACCGAGCCGCGCACCGAAGGCGTAGGTATGGACGTGAGCCAGCACGGCGAAGAAGCGTACAGCAGCGGCGAGGGGTCGATCCTGGTCATTCCCGATGCGGGCGCGGCACCGGCGCCGGCCCGCGCCCTCACCCCGCAGACCGTGGCGCGTTGA
- a CDS encoding P-II family nitrogen regulator, producing the protein MKLIVAIIRPDRLNEVLEALYRAEVRGLTVSRVMGHGGETDRVETYRGTTVKMELQEKVRLEIGVSEPFVGVTVRAILSAAHTGEVGDGKVFVLDVEQVHRIRTGERDEGAVTPALAPLL; encoded by the coding sequence ATGAAGCTCATCGTGGCGATCATCAGGCCCGACCGCCTGAATGAGGTGCTCGAGGCGCTCTATCGGGCGGAGGTGAGGGGACTTACTGTTTCGCGGGTGATGGGGCACGGCGGCGAGACCGACCGGGTCGAGACCTATCGCGGCACTACCGTGAAGATGGAGTTGCAGGAGAAGGTGCGGCTCGAGATCGGTGTCTCCGAGCCGTTCGTCGGGGTCACCGTGCGGGCGATTCTTAGCGCCGCCCACACCGGCGAAGTGGGCGATGGCAAGGTCTTCGTCCTCGACGTGGAGCAGGTGCACCGGATCCGCACCGGCGAGCGGGACGAGGGCGCCGTCACGCCGGCCTTGGCGCCGCTTCTCTGA
- a CDS encoding alpha/beta hydrolase — translation MKLGLAAIALFLASWIVLPPPTYPLLLLAVGAPEVSVWLASLATLAAGLALMDVGRSKAARVALGLALLALALASRPLLQFAGVAAGFDAAMRSALGEHYLAHVPAGVRSEMRRTPLVVSELVRGVDRADARVTRGVPFAIHDGARLTLDVYRPAKAGRHPGVVQIYGGAWQTGSPSANAAFAGYLAGHGYVVFAVDYRHAPRWQWPAQIEDVRAALTWVRDSGQRYDADPARLALLGRSSGGQLAMLAAYEPGAPPVQAVVIYYGPVDLTEGYRHPPRPDPLHVRTIEEAYLGGTPAEEPLRYREASPITYVTRPLPPTLLVYAGRDNIVEARFGTMLQARLKRTGTTSVLLEIPWAEHGFDAISNGLSAQLALFQTERFLAWALHP, via the coding sequence GTGAAGCTCGGGCTGGCGGCAATCGCGCTGTTCCTCGCGTCGTGGATCGTGCTGCCGCCGCCGACGTACCCGCTGCTGCTCCTGGCAGTGGGAGCACCCGAGGTCAGCGTTTGGCTGGCGAGTCTCGCGACCCTCGCGGCTGGGCTCGCGCTGATGGACGTGGGCCGCTCGAAGGCGGCACGCGTCGCACTGGGGTTGGCGCTGCTCGCGCTGGCGCTCGCGTCCCGTCCGCTGCTCCAGTTTGCCGGCGTGGCCGCAGGGTTCGACGCCGCGATGCGCTCCGCGCTCGGGGAGCACTACCTGGCCCACGTACCGGCCGGCGTCCGGAGCGAGATGCGGCGGACGCCGCTGGTCGTGTCGGAGCTCGTGCGGGGGGTCGATCGGGCGGACGCACGCGTCACTCGGGGCGTTCCGTTCGCCATACACGATGGCGCGCGGCTCACGCTCGATGTGTATCGCCCGGCGAAGGCAGGCCGGCACCCTGGGGTGGTACAGATCTACGGAGGTGCCTGGCAGACCGGCTCGCCGTCGGCCAACGCGGCATTCGCCGGGTATCTCGCGGGTCACGGCTACGTCGTCTTCGCCGTCGACTACCGTCACGCGCCCCGCTGGCAGTGGCCCGCGCAGATCGAGGACGTGCGGGCGGCGCTCACCTGGGTCCGGGACAGCGGCCAACGCTACGACGCCGATCCGGCCCGGCTGGCGCTATTGGGCCGGTCATCGGGCGGTCAGCTCGCGATGCTGGCCGCGTACGAACCCGGGGCACCGCCGGTCCAGGCAGTGGTGATCTACTACGGTCCGGTCGATCTCACCGAAGGGTACCGGCACCCGCCCCGCCCCGATCCGTTGCATGTCCGCACGATCGAGGAAGCCTACCTCGGCGGGACCCCGGCGGAAGAGCCGCTGCGGTATCGCGAGGCGTCGCCGATCACCTACGTGACTCGGCCGCTGCCACCCACGCTGCTGGTCTACGCGGGGCGTGACAACATCGTGGAGGCCCGCTTCGGGACGATGCTGCAGGCGCGGCTCAAGAGGACCGGCACCACATCGGTCCTGCTGGAGATTCCCTGGGCGGAGCACGGGTTCGACGCGATCTCCAACGGCTTGAGCGCCCAGCTCGCGCTGTTTCAGACCGAACGGTTTCTCGCCTGGGCACTCCATCCCTGA